The Rhizobium sp. BT03 genome has a window encoding:
- a CDS encoding ABC transporter permease, with product MTEHLKGPASARADDDWDIVIKPSRGNTPDLGLVWQYRDLVWMFFKRDFTTFYKQTILGPVWYIIQPSLTAMTYYVVFGKIANLSTDGLPPFLFYMSGTIIWSYFSACLTNNSEVFSKNANLFGKVYFPRLVVPLSVAMSGLVAFAIQFLLLLTVSIGLKIANPDLALNYWFLFLTPLVLLYIAVLGIGAGLVVSALTVRFRDLVYAVGFMTQLWMYGTPIVYPFSQIPERYHWFYYLNPMTTPVQTFRWALFDAPALPVGLCLANLAVTIAITLCGLALFSRAEANAMDTV from the coding sequence ATGACAGAGCACCTGAAAGGACCGGCCTCGGCACGTGCGGACGACGATTGGGATATCGTGATCAAGCCTTCCAGGGGCAATACGCCGGATCTCGGCCTTGTCTGGCAATATCGCGATCTCGTCTGGATGTTCTTCAAGCGGGATTTCACGACATTTTACAAACAGACCATTCTCGGGCCCGTTTGGTACATTATCCAACCGTCGTTGACGGCGATGACCTATTATGTCGTGTTCGGAAAAATTGCCAATCTTTCCACGGATGGCCTTCCGCCCTTCCTGTTTTACATGTCGGGCACGATCATCTGGAGCTATTTTTCTGCCTGTCTGACCAATAACTCCGAGGTCTTCTCGAAGAATGCCAATCTGTTTGGAAAAGTTTATTTTCCGAGACTTGTGGTGCCGCTATCCGTCGCGATGAGCGGCCTTGTCGCCTTTGCGATCCAGTTCCTTCTCCTGTTGACGGTTTCCATCGGGTTGAAAATTGCCAATCCCGATCTGGCCCTGAACTACTGGTTCCTGTTTCTGACGCCTCTGGTGCTGCTCTATATCGCCGTGCTGGGCATTGGTGCCGGGCTTGTCGTTTCGGCGCTGACGGTGCGTTTCCGCGATCTTGTCTACGCCGTCGGGTTCATGACGCAGCTCTGGATGTATGGTACGCCGATCGTGTACCCCTTCAGCCAGATCCCGGAACGGTATCATTGGTTCTATTACCTCAATCCAATGACGACGCCGGTTCAAACTTTCCGCTGGGCGCTATTCGACGCTCCCGCCTTGCCCGTCGGTCTTTGCCTCGCCAATCTTGCGGTGACGATCGCAATCACCCTATGCGGGCTGGCACTTTTCTCGCGGGCGGAAGCCAACGCGATGGATACCGTCTGA
- a CDS encoding DegT/DnrJ/EryC1/StrS aminotransferase family protein, with amino-acid sequence MIEYESLAQANRALMEELEAVASRVIRSGWYILGNEVSSFEAEFAAFAESKHCISVANGLDALILSIEALDLPKGSEIMVASNTYIATILAILRAGHKPVLVEPERETFNIDPERLAAALTRDTQAICVTHLFGKACRMTEIASFANEHGLKVIEDCAQSHGARYDGKLTGTFGIAGCFSFYPTKNLGALGDAGAIVTDDDEFADRLRYTRNYGSKKKYENAYIGVNSRLDEMQAAFLRVKLRHLDQVTEHKRALAEIYFANLPKWLAQPLRRPAEYDVFHIFGIRHPARDELRQWLLDNGVKTEIHYPIAPHRQKAMQGILSGDYPIADELHATELSLPISAGHSRDEIERVCSLLAALPEKLKLAA; translated from the coding sequence ATGATTGAGTATGAAAGTCTTGCGCAGGCCAACCGTGCGCTGATGGAAGAGTTGGAAGCGGTTGCTTCCCGCGTCATTCGTTCCGGGTGGTACATACTTGGCAATGAAGTCTCCTCGTTCGAGGCCGAGTTCGCCGCCTTTGCGGAAAGCAAGCATTGCATCAGCGTGGCTAATGGTCTGGATGCGCTGATCCTGTCGATCGAAGCGCTCGACCTGCCGAAAGGCAGCGAGATCATGGTTGCCTCCAATACCTATATAGCCACTATTCTGGCAATTCTTCGCGCCGGCCACAAACCCGTTCTGGTGGAGCCCGAACGCGAAACCTTCAATATCGATCCGGAGCGCCTTGCCGCGGCGCTCACTCGCGACACGCAGGCAATCTGTGTGACGCATCTTTTCGGCAAAGCCTGCCGCATGACCGAGATCGCCTCGTTTGCAAACGAACATGGTCTCAAGGTGATCGAGGATTGCGCGCAGTCTCACGGCGCGCGCTATGACGGCAAGCTGACGGGCACCTTTGGAATTGCCGGCTGCTTCAGCTTCTATCCGACCAAGAATCTTGGAGCTCTCGGAGATGCGGGCGCGATCGTCACGGATGATGACGAATTTGCAGATCGCTTGCGATACACGCGCAACTACGGCTCGAAGAAAAAATATGAAAACGCCTACATCGGTGTAAATTCAAGGCTTGATGAGATGCAGGCGGCATTCCTGCGGGTCAAGCTGCGTCACCTCGATCAGGTGACTGAACATAAGCGGGCACTGGCCGAAATCTATTTTGCCAATCTGCCCAAATGGCTCGCGCAGCCGCTTCGTCGACCTGCCGAGTATGACGTGTTTCATATCTTTGGGATACGGCACCCGGCCCGTGATGAATTGCGTCAGTGGCTGCTCGATAACGGGGTCAAGACCGAGATACATTATCCGATCGCGCCGCATCGGCAAAAGGCAATGCAAGGCATTCTTTCCGGCGATTATCCTATTGCCGATGAGCTGCATGCCACCGAGCTGAGCCTGCCCATCTCAGCCGGGCATAGCAGAGACGAGATCGAGCGCGTCTGCAGCCTTCTTGCGGCACTCCCGGAAAAGCTGAAGTTGGCGGCATGA
- a CDS encoding FdtA/QdtA family cupin domain-containing protein — protein sequence MSAFTLLTLKTMSDGRGALTVMDGILPFPVVRSFWIYGADGHTRGGHRHHQTRQALVALSGSVMILMDDGKAREEITLSSPDQCLLVEPRDWHQMTFGPGSILLVFASRGYDKDDYIDTPYERL from the coding sequence TTGTCTGCTTTTACCCTGCTTACGTTAAAGACGATGTCCGACGGACGAGGCGCGCTGACCGTCATGGACGGAATACTGCCATTTCCGGTCGTCCGGAGCTTCTGGATCTATGGAGCCGACGGACATACACGCGGTGGCCATCGTCATCACCAGACTCGTCAGGCGTTGGTGGCGCTTTCGGGAAGCGTGATGATTTTGATGGACGATGGAAAGGCCCGGGAAGAGATCACCTTGTCGTCACCGGACCAGTGCCTGCTGGTAGAGCCGAGGGATTGGCACCAAATGACCTTTGGTCCAGGTTCAATCCTGCTCGTTTTTGCCTCTCGCGGATATGATAAGGACGACTACATCGACACCCCCTATGAACGGCTCTGA
- the rfbA gene encoding glucose-1-phosphate thymidylyltransferase RfbA, whose translation MSSKKKLRKGILLAGGSGTRLHPATLAISKQLLPVFDKPMIYYPLSTLMLAGIRDILIISTPQDTPRFEQLLGDGAQWGLNLQYAVQAAPEGIPQAFSIGREFIGREATALVLGDNIFYGNLLTHDLSAASARSDEATIFAYKVHDPERYGVVEFDGQGKVLTLEEKPSRPRSSYAVTGLYFYDNDVVDIAAGLKPSPRGETEITDINRHYLSAGRLNVAVLGRGHAWLDTGTHDSLLEASQFIATIERRQGLKIACPEEIAFHLEYIDAEQLLRLAAPLEKSSYGRYLISLVREPAPHFPTG comes from the coding sequence TTGTCTTCGAAGAAAAAGCTGCGCAAGGGCATCTTGCTCGCCGGTGGCTCGGGCACTCGGCTCCATCCCGCGACCCTCGCCATTTCCAAGCAACTTCTTCCGGTTTTTGACAAGCCGATGATTTACTATCCCCTGTCAACGCTGATGCTGGCAGGTATCCGGGATATTCTGATTATTTCTACGCCGCAGGACACGCCGCGTTTTGAACAGCTGCTGGGTGACGGCGCCCAATGGGGATTAAACCTTCAATATGCCGTGCAGGCCGCGCCGGAGGGAATTCCCCAGGCATTCTCGATCGGCAGGGAATTCATAGGGCGAGAGGCAACTGCCCTCGTGCTGGGAGACAATATTTTTTACGGCAACCTCCTGACTCATGATTTATCCGCGGCTTCCGCGAGATCGGATGAAGCGACGATCTTCGCGTATAAAGTCCACGATCCCGAACGGTATGGCGTGGTGGAATTTGACGGTCAGGGCAAAGTCCTCACTTTGGAGGAAAAGCCATCCAGACCCCGCTCTTCTTACGCGGTGACGGGTTTGTATTTCTACGACAATGACGTGGTTGACATTGCTGCCGGTTTGAAACCCTCACCGCGCGGTGAAACCGAAATTACCGATATCAATCGGCATTATTTGTCGGCCGGCAGGCTTAATGTTGCCGTCCTCGGGCGGGGGCATGCCTGGCTTGATACGGGCACGCACGATTCGCTTCTTGAAGCCAGTCAGTTTATTGCTACCATCGAGCGGCGCCAGGGGCTGAAGATTGCCTGCCCCGAAGAAATCGCCTTTCATTTGGAATACATAGATGCCGAGCAGTTGCTAAGGCTGGCAGCTCCACTTGAAAAGAGCTCTTACGGTCGATACCTCATCAGCCTGGTGAGGGAGCCAGCTCCGCATTTCCCAACCGGCTGA
- a CDS encoding glycosyltransferase family 2 protein, translated as MAADTADPRPPRISLITVCWNAERTIADTLRSIDAQTYRDFEHIIVDGGSSDSTLAIIASAPAENRRVLSGRDGGIYEAMNKGIGLASGDIIGFLNADDTFESSGSLETVAAALDDEAYDGCYGDLIYVSNQHTDRKVRYWRSCAFEPGSFGRGWCPPHPTFYIRRRIYDRFGTFDLRYRLAADVELMMRFLEVARIKTIYIPRVLVRMRLGGATNKNVQNISRQNKEVLRALAEHGFRVSTPVFWASKLVNRLGQFLTRNR; from the coding sequence ATGGCTGCAGACACTGCCGATCCACGTCCTCCCCGGATAAGCCTCATCACTGTTTGCTGGAACGCCGAGCGGACCATTGCCGATACGCTGCGGTCCATCGACGCTCAAACCTACCGCGATTTCGAGCACATCATCGTCGACGGCGGCTCGAGCGATTCCACGCTCGCCATCATCGCTTCGGCGCCGGCGGAAAATCGCCGCGTACTTTCGGGACGGGATGGAGGTATCTATGAGGCCATGAACAAGGGGATTGGCCTTGCGAGCGGCGACATCATCGGGTTCCTGAATGCGGATGACACTTTCGAGAGCAGCGGCTCTCTCGAAACTGTGGCCGCCGCGCTGGACGATGAAGCCTATGACGGCTGCTATGGCGATCTCATATACGTTTCCAACCAGCATACCGATCGCAAAGTCCGTTATTGGAGATCCTGCGCGTTTGAACCCGGTTCTTTTGGACGCGGCTGGTGTCCGCCGCATCCGACATTCTATATACGGCGCCGCATCTATGACCGGTTTGGGACGTTCGATCTGCGTTATCGACTGGCGGCCGACGTCGAGCTTATGATGCGATTTCTGGAAGTCGCACGCATCAAAACCATTTATATCCCCCGCGTATTGGTCAGGATGCGCTTGGGGGGCGCGACAAACAAAAACGTCCAAAACATATCGCGTCAGAACAAGGAAGTGCTGCGCGCGCTTGCCGAGCACGGCTTCAGGGTCTCGACTCCAGTGTTCTGGGCATCGAAGCTTGTAAACCGCCTTGGCCAGTTCCTCACACGAAATCGATAG
- a CDS encoding bifunctional diguanylate cyclase/phosphodiesterase — protein sequence MSIPLEKPELLKAQYRAFSYQLPLMYVILLTNTWVLAATHMSVAPTWLAVYIPIVLTLVCAVRLMAWSRSLRVTPTHEVAARALARTNRLASIIAVAFTGWALLLFPYGDAYAKSHVAFYMAITVIGVIFCLMHLRPAAFTVAAIVNGAFFIFFALSGNSVFIAIAINTGLVSGTMLVILLIQYRDFTRLIEAKIETEALSNENFRLANLDSLTELPNRRAFFSHLGEAFTEAETTGQTLAVGIIDLDGFKPVNDLYGHGIGDKLLYEVGQRLAGLCAQNIHLARLGGDEFALIISRPSSETELLALGESLCTALRVPFVFAEAAVQISCSIGFAVYPENAKSAADLFERADYALYHGKRSKRGKAVLFSSDHDAEIRRDARIEQVLQMANLQEELSVVFQPIVDVRLDETIGFEALARWTSPVLGSVSPVQFIPVAERAGFINRLTRPLLEKALTVAADWPAGIRLSFNLSAQDLTSPEGLLHLISIIHASRFDPKRLDLEITETAFAADFGQIQSAITTLKALGCGISLDDFGIGYSSLSRLHALPLTKIKIDRTFVTDLHRKPASYKIVKSLLALGRDMGLDCVIEGVETQEEVTALRELGGFLIQGYFYSRPIREADIPAFLNLQSNLSVPNRARLH from the coding sequence ATGTCCATACCTCTGGAAAAGCCGGAATTGCTCAAGGCGCAATACCGGGCCTTTTCTTATCAGCTGCCGCTCATGTATGTGATCCTGCTGACCAATACATGGGTGCTGGCGGCGACCCATATGTCGGTCGCGCCAACCTGGTTGGCCGTCTATATCCCGATCGTGCTGACATTGGTCTGCGCGGTCCGCCTTATGGCCTGGTCGCGCTCCCTGCGGGTTACACCGACCCATGAGGTCGCCGCACGGGCGCTGGCACGCACCAATCGCCTCGCCAGTATTATTGCCGTCGCCTTCACCGGCTGGGCTCTGCTGTTATTTCCTTACGGCGACGCCTATGCCAAGAGCCATGTGGCCTTCTACATGGCGATCACCGTTATCGGCGTCATTTTCTGCCTGATGCATCTGCGCCCGGCAGCCTTTACCGTCGCGGCCATCGTCAACGGCGCGTTCTTCATCTTTTTCGCCCTGTCGGGCAACTCAGTCTTCATCGCCATCGCCATCAATACCGGGCTTGTTTCCGGCACCATGCTGGTCATCCTCCTCATTCAATACCGGGATTTCACCCGGCTGATCGAGGCGAAGATAGAGACCGAGGCGCTCAGCAACGAGAATTTTCGGCTTGCCAATCTCGACAGCCTCACCGAGCTTCCCAATCGTCGCGCGTTTTTCTCCCATCTCGGGGAAGCTTTTACCGAGGCCGAGACCACCGGGCAGACGCTTGCGGTCGGCATCATCGATCTCGATGGCTTCAAGCCGGTCAACGACCTCTACGGTCACGGCATCGGCGACAAATTGCTCTACGAAGTCGGACAGCGTCTGGCCGGGCTGTGCGCGCAGAATATCCATCTCGCGAGGCTCGGCGGCGACGAGTTCGCGCTGATCATCTCCAGGCCTTCAAGTGAGACCGAACTGCTGGCCCTTGGAGAGAGCCTGTGCACCGCGCTGCGGGTGCCATTCGTCTTTGCCGAAGCCGCCGTCCAGATTTCATGCTCTATCGGCTTTGCGGTTTATCCTGAAAACGCCAAGAGTGCTGCGGATCTTTTCGAGCGCGCCGACTACGCGCTCTATCACGGCAAGCGGAGCAAACGCGGCAAAGCCGTTCTCTTCTCCTCGGACCACGATGCGGAAATCCGCCGCGATGCACGGATCGAACAGGTGCTGCAGATGGCCAATCTGCAAGAGGAACTCAGCGTCGTGTTCCAGCCGATCGTCGATGTCCGATTGGACGAGACTATCGGCTTCGAGGCGCTGGCGCGCTGGACGAGCCCCGTCCTTGGAAGCGTCTCGCCGGTGCAGTTCATTCCAGTCGCCGAAAGGGCGGGCTTCATCAATCGCCTGACGCGGCCGCTGCTGGAAAAAGCGCTCACTGTCGCGGCCGATTGGCCGGCCGGCATTCGTCTTTCCTTCAATTTGTCGGCGCAGGACCTGACCTCGCCGGAAGGCTTGCTGCATCTCATCAGCATTATCCACGCCAGCCGTTTCGATCCCAAACGTCTCGATCTCGAGATTACCGAGACAGCCTTCGCCGCCGATTTCGGTCAGATTCAAAGCGCGATCACCACGTTGAAGGCGCTCGGCTGCGGCATATCGCTTGACGATTTCGGCATCGGCTATTCCAGCCTTTCTCGGCTTCACGCCCTGCCGCTCACCAAGATCAAGATCGATCGCACTTTCGTGACCGATCTGCATCGGAAGCCGGCCAGCTATAAAATCGTCAAATCGCTGCTGGCGCTCGGTCGCGACATGGGCCTCGACTGCGTCATCGAAGGCGTGGAAACCCAGGAAGAAGTGACAGCCCTCAGAGAGCTCGGCGGTTTCCTGATCCAGGGCTATTTCTATTCGCGGCCGATACGAGAGGCCGACATCCCTGCGTTTTTGAATTTACAGTCCAACCTGTCGGTCCCAAATCGCGCTCGCCTTCACTGA
- a CDS encoding anti-sigma factor, protein MITKYTIPSDEELTAFIDGELTAEEAARIETLANEDKAVAERLEFLARASLPFEQAFAPLLSQAPREKLEMMLAAIPREGAKPGSTQALAGRRRFLGALAASLVAGIAIDRAVLGIGKGFSTKDENSEWRAVVADYISLYTPETLAGPVPGGDVQAAQLGAFDEKLGLSLSPEAVALPGIDFKRALLLRYDGKPLAQIAYLDPETGPMALCIVRSDAGPKAPDVESRKGMNVVYWSNGTHAFMLIGHAAADRMTAIADGVRGRIDA, encoded by the coding sequence ATGATCACGAAATACACCATTCCCTCCGACGAGGAACTGACCGCCTTCATCGACGGCGAACTGACGGCTGAAGAGGCCGCGCGCATCGAAACCCTGGCGAACGAGGACAAGGCTGTCGCCGAACGACTGGAATTCCTGGCGCGCGCCAGCCTGCCGTTCGAACAAGCCTTCGCCCCCCTGCTGTCGCAGGCCCCGCGTGAAAAATTGGAGATGATGCTCGCCGCCATCCCGCGTGAGGGCGCAAAACCCGGTTCGACGCAGGCCTTGGCCGGCCGCCGCCGTTTCCTCGGCGCGCTTGCCGCCTCGCTGGTTGCCGGCATCGCGATCGACCGCGCCGTCCTCGGCATCGGCAAAGGCTTTTCGACAAAGGACGAAAACAGCGAATGGCGTGCCGTGGTCGCCGATTATATCTCGCTCTATACGCCGGAAACGCTGGCCGGCCCTGTGCCCGGCGGAGACGTCCAGGCGGCCCAGCTCGGCGCCTTCGACGAAAAACTCGGCCTGTCGCTTTCCCCCGAAGCCGTCGCGCTTCCGGGCATCGATTTCAAACGCGCCCTGCTCCTGCGATATGACGGCAAGCCGCTCGCCCAGATCGCCTATCTCGACCCGGAAACCGGGCCGATGGCGCTCTGCATCGTCCGCTCCGATGCCGGCCCCAAGGCGCCGGATGTCGAAAGCCGCAAGGGTATGAACGTCGTCTACTGGTCGAACGGTACGCACGCCTTCATGCTGATCGGCCATGCGGCGGCCGATAGGATGACGGCGATTGCCGATGGAGTGCGGGGGAGGATTGATGCGTAA
- a CDS encoding RNA polymerase sigma factor, with amino-acid sequence MSVARTSFPAYSRARTESPVHPAVSKNAGSSEAAIASAADIRSGLTENLARLWRYGLVLSHQRDVADDLVQATCLRALERADQFVPGTRLDRWLFSILHSIWLNEIRSRRVREGQGFVDASEVLTFDGAHDTETHVMAGQVLRRVCALPEAQRTVVFLAYVEGLSYREVAGILDIPIGTVMSRLASARARLSGNGTERGRQ; translated from the coding sequence ATGTCGGTCGCGCGTACCTCATTTCCTGCCTATAGTCGCGCGAGAACGGAATCGCCGGTTCATCCGGCGGTTTCGAAGAATGCAGGATCGTCGGAGGCGGCCATCGCCAGCGCAGCGGATATCAGGAGCGGCCTGACGGAGAATCTGGCAAGGCTCTGGCGTTATGGTCTCGTTCTCTCGCATCAGCGCGATGTCGCCGATGACCTGGTGCAGGCGACCTGCCTGCGCGCGCTTGAACGTGCCGATCAGTTCGTTCCCGGCACCCGGCTCGACCGCTGGCTGTTTTCGATCCTGCATTCGATCTGGCTCAACGAAATCCGCTCCCGTCGGGTGCGTGAAGGCCAGGGTTTCGTCGATGCCAGCGAGGTACTGACCTTCGACGGCGCGCACGACACGGAGACCCATGTGATGGCGGGCCAGGTGCTGAGACGGGTGTGTGCGCTGCCCGAGGCGCAGAGAACCGTGGTTTTCCTCGCCTATGTCGAAGGGCTTTCCTATCGCGAGGTTGCGGGCATACTGGATATTCCGATCGGGACCGTGATGAGCCGGCTGGCGTCTGCCCGCGCCAGGCTCTCCGGCAACGGTACGGAAAGGGGACGGCAATGA
- a CDS encoding tetratricopeptide repeat protein — protein sequence MTIMTARFASILLGGCLAASLVSGPVFAVGNDNSTMPTCKKGEIYDQKTKKCVKQQSANVSDENRTDYAYSLAKAGRYEEALAVLDTVKDQNSAEVLNYRGYATRKLGRTDEGISYYLQSVKMDPKYAKVREYLGEAYVIKGRLDLAKEQLTTIKAICGTACEEYQDLNAAILDPSKI from the coding sequence ATGACGATCATGACAGCCCGTTTCGCTTCCATCCTTCTCGGCGGCTGCCTTGCCGCTTCCCTCGTCTCCGGCCCGGTCTTTGCGGTCGGCAATGACAACAGCACGATGCCGACCTGCAAAAAGGGCGAGATCTACGACCAGAAGACCAAGAAATGCGTCAAGCAGCAGAGCGCCAACGTCTCGGACGAGAACCGCACCGATTATGCCTATTCGCTGGCCAAGGCCGGCCGTTATGAGGAGGCGCTTGCCGTGCTCGACACGGTCAAGGATCAGAACAGCGCCGAGGTGCTGAACTATCGCGGTTATGCCACCCGCAAACTCGGCCGCACCGACGAAGGCATCTCCTATTACCTCCAATCGGTGAAGATGGATCCGAAATACGCCAAGGTCCGCGAATATCTCGGCGAAGCCTATGTCATCAAGGGCCGGCTCGATCTCGCCAAGGAACAGCTGACGACGATAAAGGCGATCTGCGGCACGGCCTGCGAGGAGTATCAGGATCTGAACGCCGCCATCCTCGATCCGTCGAAGATCTGA
- a CDS encoding type III polyketide synthase, with protein MTDSVKLVSLAVAAPEHVIFQQQALEASARLFANRFEDFKHLARVFDSAGIKKRHAARPLAWFDEAHGWQDRMEAYAEVAGKLFVETASSALHQAGLEAGDVDCVVTVSSTGFTTPSLDAQMARRMGFRADIERVPVFGLGCAAGVSGFAIASRLARSRPGAVVLFISIELCTLAFRLDELTRPNIIATALFGDGAAACVLRSGEGGLAEVESTGEHLFPDTLDIMGWKIDDGGFGIVLAQALPPFAEKELGPAVTAILARNGLTPDDIGRFICHPGGTKVLAAMESALSLTPGSLDHERGVLADYGNMSSPTILFVLERAIRAGLPERAAMIAMGPGFSASCVTLRRLA; from the coding sequence GTGACAGATAGCGTAAAACTCGTCAGCCTCGCCGTCGCCGCACCCGAACATGTCATTTTCCAGCAACAGGCGCTCGAAGCCTCCGCCCGGCTGTTTGCCAACCGCTTCGAGGATTTCAAGCACCTTGCCCGCGTCTTCGACAGTGCCGGCATCAAGAAGCGCCATGCTGCCCGGCCGCTTGCCTGGTTCGACGAAGCCCATGGCTGGCAAGACCGGATGGAGGCCTATGCGGAGGTGGCAGGCAAGCTCTTCGTCGAGACCGCCAGCTCGGCCCTTCATCAGGCAGGGCTCGAGGCCGGCGATGTCGACTGTGTCGTCACGGTCTCGTCCACCGGTTTTACGACGCCGAGCCTCGATGCGCAGATGGCCCGCCGGATGGGTTTCAGGGCCGATATCGAGCGGGTGCCAGTGTTCGGGCTCGGCTGTGCCGCCGGTGTGTCGGGCTTTGCGATCGCCTCGCGGCTGGCGCGAAGCCGGCCGGGCGCCGTCGTGCTCTTCATCTCGATCGAGCTCTGCACACTGGCCTTCCGGCTGGACGAGCTGACGCGGCCGAACATCATCGCGACGGCGCTGTTCGGCGATGGTGCCGCCGCCTGCGTGCTGCGATCGGGCGAAGGCGGGCTGGCGGAAGTGGAATCGACCGGCGAGCATCTCTTTCCCGACACCCTCGATATCATGGGCTGGAAGATCGACGACGGCGGCTTCGGCATCGTGCTGGCGCAAGCCCTACCGCCCTTTGCCGAAAAGGAACTCGGCCCGGCGGTGACGGCCATTCTGGCAAGAAACGGGCTGACACCCGACGATATCGGCCGCTTCATCTGCCATCCCGGCGGCACGAAAGTGCTGGCCGCGATGGAAAGCGCACTGTCGCTGACGCCTGGCTCCCTCGATCACGAGCGCGGCGTGCTTGCCGACTACGGCAATATGTCCTCGCCGACCATTCTCTTCGTGCTGGAGCGGGCGATCCGCGCCGGATTGCCGGAGCGCGCCGCGATGATCGCCATGGGGCCGGGTTTTTCGGCAAGCTGCGTGACGCTCAGGAGGCTGGCATGA
- a CDS encoding isoprenylcysteine carboxyl methyltransferase family protein has translation MMWPSIALLTFVTLQRFGELVLARRNTAALLARGAREVAPEHYPAMVALHAGWIVGLWLLAPGRPVELFWFAVFIGLQALRLWVLATLKDRWTTRIIILPGAPLIMSGPYRFLRHPNYAIVVGEIAALPLAFDLPFYAIGFSLLNACVLYVRMKAENAALKSAVIMK, from the coding sequence ATGATGTGGCCGTCGATCGCGCTGCTTACCTTCGTGACGCTGCAGCGGTTTGGCGAGCTCGTGCTCGCCCGGCGCAACACCGCTGCCCTTCTTGCCAGAGGCGCCAGGGAAGTGGCGCCGGAGCACTATCCCGCCATGGTGGCGCTGCATGCCGGCTGGATCGTCGGCCTGTGGCTGCTGGCGCCCGGCAGGCCGGTCGAGCTCTTCTGGTTTGCCGTCTTCATCGGGCTGCAGGCGCTGCGGCTCTGGGTGCTGGCGACGCTGAAAGACCGCTGGACGACGCGCATCATCATCCTGCCCGGCGCGCCGCTCATAATGTCAGGCCCCTATCGCTTCCTCCGGCATCCGAACTACGCGATCGTCGTCGGCGAGATCGCCGCCCTTCCTCTCGCCTTCGATCTCCCCTTTTACGCGATCGGCTTTTCGCTGCTCAACGCGTGCGTTCTTTATGTCCGCATGAAGGCCGAAAATGCCGCACTGAAAAGCGCAGTGATTATGAAATGA